ACACATCTCACAAATATTTCCACACCCATTCCCAACGCCGTACTTGTAGAAAATATTTCTCATTCCCTATCCCATATTCCCTCTATGGAAACCACCAGCCTCTACCATTGCTGTAAAACTGAAACCGTCCAAAGCCAAGAAATTGACCGTGAGATTTTTCACCCACAGGGAATGCTGTGACACCCAATAAGTAGACACCAGAAAAGCTCGGATTACTTACAGGACGGAGAGCGATGGTAATTGTCTGTCCTGGAGTTACAGGCGGGTCAAAGTTTACAGAAACCGTGCGTGTGTTGCGGTCGTTTGTAACTGAGCCTAGCTTCAGTTGCGTTTCTTTGCGTAGGCATAGCCCGCCGCAGGCATCGCGTGTTCCGATAAATGCACGGGTATCATCAAGATTGTAGCGGATGTTTTCTGACCCCTCTTTTTGTGCGATCGTTACCTTCTGGAGAGATTCTCCAGCATTCTCTGGCACATTGATAGTGAAATAGTAAGTTGCGCCCCAAACATTCACCTCTTTGTAAGTAGTTGTCGCGTTAACAAGTTTTGGCGGTTGGACAAAATAGACTAAGCCATCTCTAAGCTGCACAGCTTGAGTCATCGGAAGCGTAACTTCTCCAATGCCTATTGCTAACGAGAGTGTTATTCCAAACAAAGTTGCAACGCGCATGATTCAGATATAAAAAAACGCACTTATTCTCATTCTAGTTCCTTAGGAATCAATGATTTAGGAATGATTGAAGCTTGTTTTTCCCCAACTGAAGATTTTGTATACCACCAAGCCCAAGCAATTAAAACAGCTTGAAAGGGAAGTCTAACTACGTGTACCCAAGGGGAGTTTGGTATATGTTCTAGCTGAATGTGATTAACCGCCATATTGATATTGGCAGGGAAAACCGCAATAAAAAGAGCAA
This Nostoc sp. C052 DNA region includes the following protein-coding sequences:
- a CDS encoding DUF2808 domain-containing protein, with amino-acid sequence MRVATLFGITLSLAIGIGEVTLPMTQAVQLRDGLVYFVQPPKLVNATTTYKEVNVWGATYYFTINVPENAGESLQKVTIAQKEGSENIRYNLDDTRAFIGTRDACGGLCLRKETQLKLGSVTNDRNTRTVSVNFDPPVTPGQTITIALRPVSNPSFSGVYLLGVTAFPVGEKSHGQFLGFGRFQFYSNGRGWWFP
- a CDS encoding DoxX family protein, which produces MNKYKEILRVILAISIIVVGVTHFVIPEPYVKIMPPQLPYPLGLVYLSGFYEILGGIGLLVPPVSQAAAWGLIALFIAVFPANINMAVNHIQLEHIPNSPWVHVVRLPFQAVLIAWAWWYTKSSVGEKQASIIPKSLIPKELE